From a region of the Candidatus Pantoea bituminis genome:
- a CDS encoding AcrZ family multidrug efflux pump-associated protein, translating to MLELLKSLAVAVIMVPIVMALMLGLIYGLGEVFNVISKFGHREKSSSRSHN from the coding sequence ATGTTGGAATTGCTAAAAAGCCTCGCCGTGGCGGTGATAATGGTGCCAATCGTGATGGCCTTGATGTTGGGTCTGATTTATGGCCTGGGTGAAGTGTTTAACGTCATCTCAAAATTTGGTCATCGCGAAAAGTCTTCATCCCGCTCGCACAATTAA
- the modE gene encoding molybdenum-dependent transcriptional regulator: MQAELSLHIRLQQKLFADPRRIELLKRVQQTGSISQGAKLAGISYKSAWDAINEMNQLADETLVERATGGKGGGGASLTRYGERLIQLFQLMEQIQQKAFDALQQDSLPLDSLLAAIARFSLQTSARNQLFGKVIANDAQQVVQHLTVLLADGKTQLSVALTQRSAQRLQLAEGKEVLLLIKAPWIRVNHQPGKEDNQLVAQISAIEPGEQVSEILMTLASGETLCATLPNAEVQQQNFQPGDPVTASFNAEHAIVATLL, translated from the coding sequence ATGCAAGCCGAACTTTCCCTTCATATTCGATTACAGCAGAAACTTTTTGCCGATCCGCGTCGCATTGAACTGTTAAAACGGGTTCAGCAAACCGGCTCGATCAGCCAGGGCGCTAAGCTGGCGGGCATCAGCTACAAAAGCGCCTGGGATGCGATCAATGAAATGAATCAGCTGGCGGATGAGACGCTGGTTGAGCGCGCAACGGGCGGTAAAGGCGGCGGTGGCGCCAGCCTGACGCGTTACGGCGAGCGGCTGATCCAGCTGTTTCAGTTAATGGAGCAAATTCAGCAGAAAGCCTTCGACGCGTTGCAGCAAGATTCGCTGCCGCTCGACAGTTTACTGGCGGCAATTGCGCGCTTTTCACTGCAAACTAGCGCGCGTAATCAGCTGTTTGGCAAGGTCATCGCCAACGATGCTCAGCAGGTCGTACAGCATCTGACTGTTTTATTAGCCGATGGCAAAACTCAGCTCAGCGTGGCGTTAACCCAACGCAGCGCACAACGCTTACAGCTTGCAGAAGGCAAAGAGGTTTTATTGCTGATCAAAGCGCCGTGGATTCGGGTTAATCATCAGCCAGGCAAAGAGGATAATCAGCTGGTCGCGCAGATTAGCGCGATCGAACCGGGCGAGCAGGTCAGCGAAATTTTAATGACGTTAGCCAGCGGTGAAACCTTGTGCGCCACATTACCGAATGCTGAAGTGCAGCAGCAAAACTTCCAGCCAGGCGATCCGGTTACCGCCAGTTTCAACGCCGAGCACGCCATCGTGGCGACGTTACTTTAG
- the modF gene encoding molybdate ABC transporter ATP-binding protein ModF, with protein MASLQISQGTFRLSDTRILTLNDVHLHSGESWAFVGANGSGKSSLARALSGELSPLKGTFSTTYQRPTRLSLEQLQKLVSDEWLRNNTDLLSEGEDDTGRTAAEIIQDEVNDAARCAHLAEQFGISYLLSRRFKYLSTGETRKTLLCQALMKQPDLLILDEPFDGLDVASRASLTKTLQSLQQPGFTLVLVLNRFDDIPDYVQQIGVLAECTLTHVGARETILAEALVAQLAHSEQLQGMALPEADAPDQLPPLADDPPRVVLRNGVVSYNDQPVINGLNWQVESGEHWQIVGPNGAGKSTLLSLVTGDHPQGYSNDLTLFGMRRGSGETIWDIKQHIGYVSSSLHLDYRVSVNVRTVILSGFFDSIGLYQAVSDRQMALARQWLALLGMDNALGDAPFHSLSWGQQRLVLIARALVKHPTLLILDEPLQGLDPINRQLVRRFVDVLIGEGRTQLLFVSHHAEDAPHCITHRLSFVAREGGYDYVQETLR; from the coding sequence ATGGCTTCATTGCAAATTTCGCAAGGCACGTTTCGTCTTAGCGACACCCGAATTCTGACCCTGAATGATGTGCACCTTCACAGCGGTGAAAGCTGGGCCTTTGTCGGTGCTAACGGCAGCGGCAAGTCATCTCTGGCGCGCGCGCTTTCCGGTGAACTCTCTCCGCTAAAAGGGACGTTCAGCACGACTTATCAACGCCCGACGCGTCTGTCGCTGGAGCAACTTCAGAAGCTGGTTTCTGATGAATGGCTGCGTAATAACACCGATCTGCTCAGCGAAGGTGAAGACGATACCGGCCGCACCGCGGCTGAAATCATTCAGGATGAAGTCAACGATGCCGCGCGTTGTGCGCATCTGGCAGAGCAATTCGGCATTAGTTATCTGCTGTCACGCCGTTTTAAATATCTCTCAACGGGCGAAACGCGAAAAACGTTGCTGTGTCAGGCACTGATGAAGCAGCCTGATCTGTTAATTCTGGACGAACCGTTTGACGGGCTGGATGTGGCGTCTCGCGCCAGCCTGACCAAAACGCTGCAAAGCTTGCAGCAGCCGGGCTTCACGTTGGTGCTGGTGCTTAATCGCTTCGACGATATTCCTGATTATGTCCAGCAGATTGGCGTATTGGCAGAATGTACGCTGACCCATGTGGGCGCGCGTGAAACTATTCTGGCTGAAGCGCTGGTGGCGCAACTGGCACACAGCGAGCAGCTACAAGGCATGGCGCTACCGGAAGCGGACGCGCCCGATCAGCTGCCGCCGCTGGCCGATGATCCGCCGCGAGTAGTTTTGCGTAACGGCGTCGTATCCTATAACGATCAGCCAGTGATTAACGGGTTGAACTGGCAAGTTGAATCAGGCGAACACTGGCAGATTGTGGGGCCAAACGGTGCAGGTAAATCAACGCTACTGAGCCTGGTGACCGGCGATCATCCGCAAGGCTACAGCAATGATTTAACGCTGTTTGGCATGCGTCGCGGCAGCGGAGAAACCATTTGGGATATCAAACAGCACATTGGCTACGTCAGTAGCAGCCTGCATTTGGATTATCGCGTTAGCGTGAACGTGCGAACCGTGATTTTGTCTGGCTTTTTTGATTCGATTGGCTTGTATCAAGCGGTATCGGATCGCCAGATGGCGCTGGCTCGCCAATGGCTGGCGCTGCTGGGCATGGATAATGCCCTTGGCGATGCGCCTTTCCACAGTTTGTCGTGGGGCCAGCAGCGTTTAGTGTTGATTGCACGCGCCTTGGTGAAGCACCCCACGCTGCTGATTCTTGATGAGCCGCTGCAAGGACTGGACCCTATCAATCGTCAGCTGGTACGCCGCTTTGTCGATGTGCTGATTGGCGAGGGACGAACCCAGTTGCTGTTCGTTTCGCATCACGCAGAGGATGCGCCGCACTGCATCACCCACCGCTTAAGCTTTGTGGCTCGTGAAGGCGGCTACGATTATGTGCAGGAAACGCTGCGCTAA